The Candidatus Nezhaarchaeota archaeon genomic interval AAGCTATCAATGATGACAATGTATACCTAGCTTCATTCTTATTAAACGCTACCTCCAATACCCTATGACTCCTTTCAATTACACTTAAGAAAGCATTTAGAATTTCATTAGAGGCCTCCTTAACGAGCCCCTCTAAACCATTGATATCCCCCTCATAATACATTGGTGATAATGCTCTCACAAAGACTCTCTTAACACCTCTCTCCTCTACCTCCTCCATCTTAGTCAGCCCTGCGCTCTCCATCTCACTAACTATATCCTTAACTAAGACATCGCTAACTCCAGCAACCGCTGCCAAAGCCTCAAGCGTTAAGGGCCCCCTTGATAGGGCCTCAAGAACCCTGCGCTTAGCGGGGTCAGATAATGCGGAACATACAAGTGCGCAGTGCATTGAGCTATCAAACATAAGTATCATGAAATCACCTCACACCCCACATAACCCTTACCGGCGAACTCTTAAACATAAGGTGCACCTAATGAGCTACAACGAATTATATGGCTCAGTCAACAGCTGAACACGAAGAGCATAAGGCTAGGCGGCTCCCACTAGTAATCACAAAATGTTGGCCGGCGCTTACAGCTATTGGACGCAAGAACGTTGATTTAAATAGAGTTGGGTGGTTAATCGAGCCATATTCACGTGGAACGCTAAAGAGAGAGGATCTTGGATTAGTGCTCCGGTCTCAGGGGCATAGTGCTACGGGTAGCTTTTAGACTTTCATCCATAAGCTTCAGGATTTTAACATATGAGAAGCTCCCGCAAAAGCTCATGTAATTTGGAGGTTCATGGTAGCTTCTTGGTAGGACAAATCACTTCCATTAAGCAGCGCACAGAAGGCTTAAAAGCCCACCCTATCACGTTACCTATGGTAGTTATGCCTAGATTCCCAGATAAAGTAGATTTATACGATGACCGTGGTAACTTAATGGACACGAAAGTGCCCGTCGACGCGCTCAGCCCCCTACTCAACCCTGCAATTAAGAAAATAATCTCAATAATTAAAAGAGCTGTAGCCGTCGATTTAAGAGGTATAGAGAGAGCCTTAGCGACTGGTGCCGTTGGTGGTCGAGGTTGTATAATTAGAGGGCGAGAACTAAAGCTCAACGTAGTCGCTAACGCTAATGCGATTGCTGATAAGCTTGAAAAGCTCATCAGAGTAAAGCCAGGTG includes:
- a CDS encoding winged helix-turn-helix domain-containing protein, with protein sequence MILMFDSSMHCALVCSALSDPAKRRVLEALSRGPLTLEALAAVAGVSDVLVKDIVSEMESAGLTKMEEVEERGVKRVFVRALSPMYYEGDINGLEGLVKEASNEILNAFLSVIERSHRVLEVAFNKNEARYTLSSLIAYCFAAAFREACKELNEERMKEDQEVMRVWIREEVKSRSKKEPV